The DNA window AAGGATTGAGTTTCACCTAATTGGAAGATTTAGTAGAGAATAAAGGAAATCTGTATTAAATGCAGATCACAGAAGGGACTTTAGATGGGGTGAAACGGCTTTTAAATGGCTTGATTCACTTTGTGCTTTTCCACAATAGAGCAATGTCTGGAAATTTTTTTAAGTCAGTGATGCTTCAATTGTAACTTCTCTTGGAAAAGTCACGAATTAGGGGTGATTTTACCTGGTGAAGCCTTTTCTGGGCATAAACCATGGGCTCTGTCTGCAAAGGAGCCCTTCTAACATTGGGCAGCATCTTCTCCATCATAACGTCCTGAGTAGTTCTCACAGGATATTCAATGTTTATTAGTTAGGTAGCTTTATTAGTGTATACACAGCTGTGTAAGCTAAGTCATGTGGTCACAAGGTCCCTGTTACATTTGCGTAGTTGTCTAGACTCTAGACTAAAGTAAAATCAGGAGATTCAGGCAGGTCAGGCTTCTGATTGGCTAAAAGCACTCCCAAGAATCCAGAGCACAAAAGCTCTCTGTCTCAACTCAAGTGCAAGAAATAAGGTTAAAGTGATATGAGATTTTGGGATCAAGAACTCAACGATTCAGAACCTAAGAGTCTTTTCTGATTCTTCTGGTTAGGAATGTCTGTGATCTTCTCAGGTTCCCCAGTTTTTaagttcaaattttttattaacatttatCAACAACAAATTACCAAAACACCCCAATCTCAACAATAGCTGAATCCCAAAAGAACTTATGCAGCAGACTGACAAGACTTCAataaaccccaaacccttttgaaATATGGTAagcttggcttttttttttttttttttttacagcagccACTTCCTTATACTTCCAACAGGCATGCTCAGATACCattatccattcagtcgtgttcAACACttagatactctgtaggccagatctcatcatgcttccctgttttccacaacTTCTTTCGTAATGCTTCACTGTTATGCCTTTCTACCTTGGGAAGGTAGTATCCCCTGTTTGGTTGtggggtttatatgatcaagaacatctttgtcggtgatcctagctgtccatgggattcatagaagtcttctcaAGCACCACAACTTGAAGGTATCAATTTTTCTCCTATCTGTTTTCGTGAGTGtccattagagaatgatacaaggacaaattttttcccgtcccagtgagttcttttcctgtccctgccctattcctactagctctgtcctcatctaaacaagcctcaaacactttaaaatcataagtgtttgaggcttgtgaggttaaggcagagcttataggaatggggcagggacaggggcaAGCTCATAGAGATGGGGAAatggagttcctgcggggacagagaaaaaattgtctccgtatcattctctagtatcCATGTCTTGCAGCCATATGTTGGATGGTGACAGacatccttgcacttccatatttggtccatgctcagaTAAGGCAGAGCTACTCTTCCATTGAGTtaagacagtggtctccaactgaaaccctttgcagggccacattttggatttagaggtccttggagggcctcagaaaaaaatagttaatgtcttactaaagaaatgacaattttgcatgaggtaaaaactctttatagtttataaatctttccttttggctaagtcttaacaataatattgtcatttatagctaaagagacatatgatcaagcagctgttttattttacttttgtgattatgataaacatactgagggcatcaaaatagtacctggcgggtcacatgtggtccccgggccacgagtttgagaccactgagttaagatATAGTAATAAAGTTAGCAATACAACATATCAACAGTTTAGATTCAGTCCTGTGCAAAATAGTAGATAAAGCCACAGACCACAAAATTAATAAGCTTAAAAGTGGCACCTGAAAATTAAAAGTagtattcttcccccccccaaccctattGCATGTTAGAACATGAAATCagcatatatatacatatatacaccagagactttttcattctatggactttcacaacaaattcaaatttctgaccaaaaTTTAAATTGGTGGACTTCCCTGTTTCCAATCagatcagtgaacccactatttccagatcagtgaacccactatttccagatcagtgaacccactatttccaaagtcacactgcagacttcagagcataccctgaagaaagccacagcatggtggctgaaacatcgggacccagaaacctgcaacaagcacaatgccagctgcggaaaccttAAGAGAAGTTGAAGAAAATCATTCATCAAATGTTTAAAATTATAGGCCCAAAGCTCTAAAATGCACTGCCAATTTCCATTAGAGCATTGCAAAATTGGGCAGAGTTTAAAGTCTCCGTGAAAGATTCACACGAATGGCTTTACTTGGTCTGGTTGTACAGTTGTTGAGTTTTGTATgtaaaaaatttttcaataaaaaaccTCATAATTTGCAAGCTTTTCTGTATCAGAAGGCTTTTAGCAATTAGAATGAGGTTAATTGGACAGAAcatatttttatttcaagattTTGAGTGGAACTACTTGCAATTTAATTAGATATATATGTAGATCTCtatgtttaaatgttttttttccaaTTGTCTAGATTGTGTTGGACAGTTAACCTAGGCTTACAAGACAACGTGTTATAACTTTGGAACAGTTTACAATCTTTGCAGATGAAAGAAAGAAGTTATTCAGCCATGAAATCTCAGACTTGATTCTGTGTCTTGGAGAAACTTGTCAGTGTACAGATTGGCCTATGCTTAGCTTAAGAGGAATGAGCAAGCAAAGCTTTTTCACACATCTCCGGCAGGGTCATTTCACATAACCGTTTGCTGTATGAATGGGATGGTTTAAGCAGGCAACAGGATTCTAGCTGCCCTTTTAGCACACTTTTGTGGAAAGAATGTGAAAACCAGAAAGAATACAAAAAATCATTTTGAGATCTGGTTAGCTTGACCATTGGAATCTTACACATTCCTCAGAGATTAGCAAGCTACAGTGAAAGTCAAGGAGCCATCACCATTACCAAACATTTAGGTGACCTGTGTCAAACCTCTTCATCTTAGTCTACAGTATTTTCTGGTTAAAAAGTTAAGCAAATGACAAAAGAAATCCACCTAGATAGAATACTTTAAATGATTTCTAACTCTCAACGGTTACATattaaagacctgaacagtcccatccagtctgctcaatatTCACATTCATCAACTCGTGGATGTGGTATAAAATTCTCGATCCTGgtctctttgctatttctgggacaGACTATAggagtctgcctggcactgtcctcacattccaacttcTGGAGTTACTGTCAAAgccaagggtgcccacactttttgggcttgcgagctacttttaaaatgaccaagtcaaaatgatctaccaacaatacaatttttaaaaacacaaagcacactgtacgtacgcagagaaaatgttaattatcatttatattcagggtttttttcaaagaggtcaaggcagatgacttttaaaatatgcaatgtcacctcagtaactatataaacatagacaaatataccccctacatttttactaaaccgcgatagtgttttttagtgcaggcagcTGTGCTGAATGTCccacactgctctcaacgctcctTGCATtaaaatccgctactgcggtttagtaaaagggggtcatagtgcaaaatataaacagcagatataaattctcaaaacggacacattttgatcactaaattgaaaataaaatcatttttcctacctttgttgtctggtgatttcatgagtctctggttgcactttcatcttctgactgtgcatccaatatttcttcccttctttctgcctcctgcatgcttcgtctcctccagacctcattccattccccaaccaacatctctgtccttcctgagtccgttttcttcctctctccctgccccctaccctttctttctgtctccctgcccctttctttctttctgcctccctgtcttggggaaaacgcttctgcagggagagcttggggcggcagtgggGGACGTTGGGGAGAAGGTTGATTGGCCTGGTAGATCacgaaggcaacatgagtctatcatggagcccgggatgggctccatgattgactcacgttgccttcgagATCTACCAGTCAATCGCCATcaatgtattgggcacccctggtcaaAGCCCACTCCAACTTATCCTGATCTGTGTTGCCATATGCGAGATACAAACTGAGagtctgcattagagaatgacacgggggacaaatttttccccgtttccatgggaactcattttcttgtccctgccccattcctgcaagctccgtcctcttctgtgcaagcctcaaacactttaaaatcataagtgttcgagacttgaggggttaaggcagagcttgcaggaatgggacggggacaaatttgtccccatatcattgcATCTTTTCATTCAAAATTAGTATGATGCCTTTGTTCAAATAACTTGAGgtagatttttttaaagaaaatcacAAAAAGGCAAtgggtggttgtttttttgtttgtttgtttttggtgggggggtgaggaggaggaggaaacctttatttatttatttttgctaaaACCACAATAGGCTTTGTTCCCTTTTAAAGTCAATGGGTTCCACATCACCGACACAAAGCCACATTGCCCACATATCAACATGTTGCAATGATTTCAGAAAGTGGGCACTGGCCAACTAAACAGACAGTTTGGGTAGGTTATACCAAGTAATGTAATAGAATATGTAAAATAGCTTGGTACACACTCGCTGAAGACCATACATCGAGTAAGCAATTTTTTAATTTCCAAACTgtcttttctgtttctttttttaaatatatagtttttattgaaaattgcAATAGAAACAATACAACACCAGCAAAGGGcagaacaatacaaaaacaatccAACATATAGCCAGTCAACATAATGCATGTTGCCTGTGAGAAATATGATCAATAGGTATATTTTCAAAAATCCTTCCTGGATAACGTGAGAATAGCAAGAGCCAATGTGTGTCGGTAAGAATCAATAGAATTATTAAGTGAAGGAAGAGTCTTCAGTTTACACAACTGTGCGCAGGAAAATCAAAGCGTAAGTCGTCACTGTTTATATCCACCCAGGGTTCCACAGTGTGAACATCCCTGGACTCTCCAATTATGATTTGCAAAAAGTGCACAAACGGCACATATTGGCTCTTGCTAGTCTCACGTTATCCAGAAAGGATTTTTGAGAATATACTATTTTGTCATTCTTCTCATTAAATTTACTTGTCAATAGGTAGCATCATGTACACAACCCAAGTCCTTAATACTCATTCTGCACCATGACTAGCTTGCCACGCATCCTAATAACAAACCTTGTTTAACTGTGCAAACtatttgccttgagtttagcctccctTCTGTTTATTCCAACGCACTTCATatcacccatcttgtccccatctaacaTTTGCATTTGACCCTTTGGCTATAGGAAATAAGTTATATTATAGAAAAGCATATCTACAATATGTTATCTGAATGTTTTGATTTAGGCTTCTTAGAttgtctcccttttagtatgtattagAACTCTctaatttgaatttcagtgctgttaatttcTGAAACAGTTTCATGGGAgtctttattaagtttcaatttgctgattttgttaagtttatatttggtctttttactagttatgctgttaacaaaatggtaacttttatgttgaattatacctgctgtacggtgccttgggtgaatcttttcataaaggcagttaatccCAGCTCAGTGTTATTAAGGTACCTAGTTACTAAATGTGCAAATTCATTTGAAAACTGTGCAAATTTTGCTTTGAACCACTACAGAGACATCCAGATGTCTGCAGAATGTTTAGGTGGAAGCTACAAATGTTTAGATATTTGCTATCAACCACCATAGAATAACCTGAGGAGCAAATGAATCACATTGCACAGCACAGAAGCAATGAAACAGTTAAGGAAATAAGTTCCCATACCATCTAGTGACACAGAAGGCAAACAGTAAGAAATACTAAGCTCTCTGGTACTAAATTATATGGTGACTCACCGCTAAACTATGAACAAGACAGCATCTCCCTTCCTCACTGTTGCATCTCCAAATCAGCTTAATGGGAAGTCACAGAGCATGTCAAAGATTGTCAGTGAGCTAGACCAGAGTCACTCAAGAAGCGGCCTCTGTTCAAACTGGTGGGATCGCTGAGGTGACGAAACAGCCCTAGCTATTCATTAGTGATGGCCAGTCAGTCAGTGACACTGTGACAGAGTTTGGGATAAAATATTACTTTGCAATATTTCAGTAAGATAGTGGAGACCATCATGGTCATCAGACAGCAATTCGTACTGGAAGGTAATTTTCTAAACCATTTTCTGCATGTGATTATTATTGCTATGGTATAATGTAAATTTCTGCAGTCAAACGCCATTTACTGATGTGATCACCTCATATCCTCATCTCCCtttaataaaacaagaaaaaaaaaagttgcaattTTATGCTGTTAAGAAAAACCGAGTACCTGTATATGGATAGCATTTGTGATTGTGTCAGACTGTGTGCTAAAACCTCAGAATTAGAAATCCAGGTGTTATGCCTTCAAATCATGTGTGTATTTTGCACAGATTTAGCAGTTACCACCTTCCATATGACTTTGTTGAATAGAAGCGGTGCACCTATGTCCACACGATCCTTAGCACACAGTTATATAGATCCCATGCTGATCTGTGTGCTAGGCCCCTTTGGTTGTGGATATCACCATTAAATCAGTCATTTTGTGATTTTCTGTTATGGTACAGAAATGCTGTTTTATTTAGCTCGAAGTCCGATTGCCTTTGGTACTAGTTTGATCTGCTAAAACAAGATTACTCTGGTCAACTGGCTATCAACCCAAATGAAaacactatagaaatagtagTTTCAGATGTTTTGCTATGGAAGCGACTGCGAGCATTATTAAACTATTCCATTGATATAGAAATGCTGCTTTTATGATGCATTGAAAGATTCCTAGCAAGGGGAAGAGTGCAAAGCCTTCACCCACAACACACTGGAAACTCAAACACATGCTCCTTTTCTGGCAGGACTGAAGCTTCGCCTAAATGCTCACCTTTTCAAGGTTGCTATTACACCTTCTGTTGACTACAATAACATTTCTGAAACCGTTTCTCTTGACTGGACTGTATGCTCCAGAGAGCAAAGAATGTTCTGAGGACCTGAACAGTGCTACTGAACTACACTATAGGAAAAAAGAACGAGGAAGAAACCACATTTTgctattaaaaacaatttaaaaattaaaattatttttattttttattagtaAAGACAAATCGTACAAATCAAAGTTTTGGAGGGAAAACATGGCTATGATTTATTATTCAAGTTAAGTTTTGCTTTTCTAATTTCACAAACACACAGATCTTACAGGTGCTTTAATCTTAATTAAAACAAAacggaaaaaaaaatgttggaattTATCACAATCTTTGGTGATCAGTTTGCTGCAGAAAGGCATACAGAGATCACAGAGTGCTAGACTGCTGTCCACTCCTAGAATTCAAAACATTTATAACCTGCAAAAAATTAAGCAAAGACATGAGAAAGTAAGCCGACAGtacacaaattaacaaaaaaacaTTCAACAAGGTATATCgaataaattaaaaatatgtaAATCAGAAAAGCTAAACTACTGTAGTAATACTAAAAAAAAACTTTCACCGACATGAAGTGGATAAAGAGAATGCCATCAGCACTGTATTTGTTCTGTGTCCTCATTAGGGACATGTCTTGTCATGTACTTTAGTAGTACTGAAATTTTATCCTTGATTTTCTCTCCCTCCTCATTCTCCCTACATAAGAAACTCTACGCTACAGACTGCCCCATGCTATTTAACACTGGATCTGCTTATGGACCAGCAGAACAGTCAAGTACTCTCCAAAATTGGTGAGTATCAGTTTGTGCTTATTTCCCCAACACTTACTTGAAGAATTTTGTTTGGTAGGCTTAAATGTCAACGGAAAAACCAAAACACTTTCACTCTAAGTAAACCAAACTCTTACCACAGTGCTGCTGCTGTCCTACAACCTGAAAATGAACATAAAAATGACAGGTAGGACTGTGAAATGTGTGACAATATAAAACTAGGATTATTACAGTGTTTTTGTTCATTGAAGCTCTAAATTTCAGTTTTTTTGTTTAATCCCCTATGAAAAGAACAAggaatgcaaaaaaataaaataaatttaagtcCATTATAAAATTCTACTTCAAGTCATAACTTTGCAGGTCTGCTACATTAAGGTTAGGAAACAAACTTTGTTCAAATAGGCAAACACTGATCACATTTGTTTTGGTTCAAAAAGCTAACATTAAGAAAGGTTCatagaaaaaaattctaaaatatATCCTCATGTGTTCTTTACAAAACAAGTTCCCTATAAATGtgcattttgaaaaataaattaggTAATTACAAATGAGTGTCCTGTCAATTTGTCCTTATGGAGTCATTTGTACTACTGCTTTTTCCAAAGCTTGGGACATTTTTTTCGAGCCACAGTTCAGCCAACTGTCTTGTAGACCCATAAGTTGATGCTTTGGATCCCAGACACATTTTATACTGTTTTGGATCAAGACTGGGATCACAAAAAACAGAGTGATGTACATGGACTATCCCTGTTTCTTGACTTCGGAAAGTTCTTAGGCCAGCATGGACAACTTTGTTGAAAAGGTCCACATCCTCAAGACCCCAGCCTTGAATAGAAACATCAAAACCTCCAGCTTGAACAAGATCACTTTTATAAATACAGGTTATGCCAAAACCATAATTCCTCCATAAACCAGTTTTTTGTGTTAGGGCAAAGTGATTATCACTGGAAACCTTCTTAGCATAAACAATTTTTGGATCATATTGGCTAAAGATGATTGGAAAGTAGACTTGCTGCCCCATAATTGTATTTGATCTACATCGCTGAAGAAATTCTCCTGTGAACACCAGGTCAACATCACAGAAAAACAGTAAAGAATCATTGCTGAATTGTGAGGATCCAACTTCAAGAGCCAATGCCCTTGAAAATTCACCTGTAACAGGAAAAATCTGAATGTCCGCTCTTGGATGCTTCATACGGAAAGCCCTCATTAGCTCCACTTGTTTAGCTTTGTCAGGGTTTGAGTCTGAATTAAACAACAAGATTACCAATTTGACATTCTGGTTGGGGATGATGCAGGTTTTTTCAAAATTGCTCATGAACCTTGCAAACATTTCAAATCTACCTGAGAGAGGAACCAAAAAATTGATCTTCTTGTCTTTGGGTTCTTTGTGTTCAACTTTTGATccagaaagctgaaagggaacaaACATTTTGAGGGAATTAGATAAGAAAGATAAAGACCCAGAATCTTGGTTAATTTTGTTAGCCAGTTCTTTGGCATCCAGCTCTTCATGCTCAACAAACTGGATTTTACTAAATGTCTGTTGTAAGTAGGCGTGTCTTCTGACAGGTACGGTCATCTTCTTACCTTTATGCTTTTTGTACAGAAGCAACAAGTCAAGAACATACTCTGCTCCATACATTGGATTAACTCTACGGTAACCATACTGGATCTCTTTGAAATCAATGATACGTCCTCTTGTCTTGGCATTGGCATTGATCATTTCCATGACTTGCATAACAATGTCATCTAGTGCTTCACGCTGGGAAGCATCCATCCCTCGCCGAGGTGGCTGTCCATCAACAGCAGAATAGAGATACTTCCCGGTAAGGAACTCCCACTCTAGGATTTCATCACGGTGGTGTGGCTGGAACCTCATGAAAGAAGGTGGGATTCCAAGTTGAAAATCATCTTTGTGGATTTCTGTATTGCTATATTTGTTCATCAGAACTATTTCCCGATGGAGCTGGATTGTGCGATGCCGCAGCTGTGCAATCTTTTGGCTCAGAATGTAACTATGAAGCCTGTATTGATAGAGTGGATTCTTATTGGGATGCAGAGTGATAGCTCGATGAATCTTGCTGTTGTGCAAATCTATAATGTATCCCTTTTTGTTCTGTTCATAATTTTCATAGAACAGCTGCTGCATCTGTAACAAAGGAGAAAGGTCAATGATTATTCTTTGTTATCACCAGGAATTTTAGTAGCAATTAGGCTATCCCTAAACATCCCCTCAGCCAAAGGAATTCTTTCTTGGCTGCATGAGATAAGTAGGCTCTACTAACTTTGCTTGTGGGATTTTTCTCCCCCTTCCACAAATAATGTTTTCATAGCTATTACATAGGATTAAGAGAACTGCAGTGTAAGCTCTGGAAAATAGTGATACAGTATTCTATTGGCATAGCACTCTTAATATTCCATTAAAAAATCTCAGAGCATAGAATATAGATCAATGAGCACCAGGTGGAGATCTGGGGATTATTGACAACCAGCGTGGGACCTGCAGCCAGAGCAGGAGAGGGTAAGAGCTTCAGCTAAGTCTGGATTTAATTATATTTACACCTTgtttgacttagggctccttttacgaagccatgctagcggggttaacgtgcgtgacttttcatcacgcgctaaccctgcgctgtccgaaaaactaccacctgctcaagaggaggcggtagcggctagcgtggccggcggtttagtgcgcgttaaaccactaacgcgcctttgtaaaaggagcccttaatgaaagCAAGGCTTTTACGTTTGCTTCTATTGTAGCTGTTAAACTGAAGATTGGGGCAGAGACACATTTGAAATCTTAACAAAAGAATTACACATTAAATTTTGGATGTGGAGTTTTTTTAAATATCCATGAAGCTAAACTGAGATCTTTTCTTCCgcattcttttttgtttttgtgttattCTTTGGAGTTTGAGTGTCTACTGCCCGAccgaaaggaatcgacaaaatacagcagaaaaaactatttacattgtccaatttgacacggacaagaggtcacggaatgaagctaacgggggacaagttcaggactaatatcaggaagttgtgcttcacgcagagagtggttgacacctggaattctctcccagaggaggttattgcggaatcgaccgtcctaggattcaaaagcaaactagatgcacatctccttacgagaggcatagaaggatatgggtgattaaaaattacgccaggtgtacacttggcagggcctccgcgtgtgcggatcgccagactagatggactgaaGGTCCGATCCGGAGAAGGTGCTTCTTATGTTGTGAATGGTTTCAGCGTTTGGCGATTACTAGCCTTCTCTTGCTTGTTCTAGCACATCTCTATTagcaattgaaatcacccattattatactgttgcccaattctctagctttcctaatctctgaaaacattttttcatctgtctgctcattttgtcctggaggacagtagtataaccctacctttatattccttcccttcacacatggaatttctatccgtATGGATTCCACAaagctatctatgtcatgcagaatgtttatttgatttgattgaattctctctttaacatagagtgcaaccccccctccaatttaatctactctatccttgcaatataatttgtccCCAGGTCACACAGTGTCCcactgattgtcctccttccaccaggttccccgagatgcctattatatctacctcattatTAAGTGCTATATATtcttaactctcctattttattttttaggcttctagcacttgtatacagatacttcaaattgtgttttttctttgTAACTACAGGCTGATAAGAAGACAGTGAAAATccgagtcttttactctgcctagctcttaaaccctcctggctttctttcaccattactgaaacctctctactgggactccctaaatattctGTTTCAAGTGTctttcaaggatacctcacaccgaaccattCACTCCTAGaagactgtcagctttcccctgcattacagtttaaaagctgctctatctcctttttaaatgttagcaccaacagcctggttccatcctggttaagaTGGAGTCCGTTCGTTTGGaataagctccccctttcccagaaggttgcccagctCCTAACAATTCTAAATCCTtcatccctgcaccattgtctcaaccacacattgaaACTTTGaagctctacctgcctcttgggtcctgcaggTGGAACTGGGAgtttttctgaaaatgctaccctggagaatctggatttcagctttctatctaagagcctaaatttggcttccagaacctccatCCCACATTCATGCCACTGGTACATACtgactcctccccagcactatctaaaatcccaTCTAAGTGACATATGAGGTTCGCCACCTTTGCACAGGCAGGtaagtgaccaggcgatcctcacACCCACCAGCCATCTATATGCCTAATGAGTGAATCACCtactacaacagctgtcctaacccatCTCTCCTGGGCAGAAGTCCCTGGAAACTCATCCTCGGTGTGAgaagatattgcatcccctgatgGGCAaatcctggctacaggattatttcctacttcaccagggtgatgctttcCTTCTAgaagacctctctcctccaaggcagcaaaGGGGCTACCAagctggaggtgggacttctctacaacatccctgtaggtctcttcTATgtacgacaccagactacaagacgttcagaaaagaaataaaagctaTACTCTtccaagaaattcctgaaacagccctcacttcaaacttaccgtcctcccttcccccctcttcccgccacacaaaaactacataacctactctttacctctctagaaaggacaaatttTCTTCCATTGCAACCCAacgtttttcatctcttttgtaatctgccttgaactgcaaggtaatggcggaatagaaatctctaatgtaatgtaatataatgtctaTGTcttcctcagctcctccaagtctgctactttAGCCTCAAGGGAATGgactcattctctgagagctaggagctctttgcaacaagcacacacatataacttcttgcCAACCGGgaagtgcaggcatttaggcctggttttagctggcctaaatgggtgcacctaaaagttgaGTGACACATTGGAGTTAAGATCAATTTTATAAAAAGATACATGCATCTTGTAGAATTATGCTAAGCGCCATTCTAGTTGACATTGATTTTttggtgctatatatagaatcaagcACACTATGTAT is part of the Geotrypetes seraphini chromosome 14, aGeoSer1.1, whole genome shotgun sequence genome and encodes:
- the CHSY1 gene encoding chondroitin sulfate synthase 1, coding for MAGRSRRAWLSVLLGLVLGFVLASRLVLPRASELQRGRRRAGGAACSPEGERPRAPAAARAPGPRPHGIPRPSNFLFVGVMTAQKYLRTRAVAVHRTWAITIPGKVEFFSSEGSDTSIPIPIVPLQGVDDTYPPQKKSFMMLKYMHDHYLDKYEWFMRADDDVYIKGDRLESFLRSLNSSEPLFLGQTGLGTTEEMGKLALEPGENFCMGGPGVIMSREVLKKMVPHIGACLQEMFTTHEDVEVGRCVRRFAGVQCVWSYEMQQLFYENYEQNKKGYIIDLHNSKIHRAITLHPNKNPLYQYRLHSYILSQKIAQLRHRTIQLHREIVLMNKYSNTEIHKDDFQLGIPPSFMRFQPHHRDEILEWEFLTGKYLYSAVDGQPPRRGMDASQREALDDIVMQVMEMINANAKTRGRIIDFKEIQYGYRRVNPMYGAEYVLDLLLLYKKHKGKKMTVPVRRHAYLQQTFSKIQFVEHEELDAKELANKINQDSGSLSFLSNSLKMFVPFQLSGSKVEHKEPKDKKINFLVPLSGRFEMFARFMSNFEKTCIIPNQNVKLVILLFNSDSNPDKAKQVELMRAFRMKHPRADIQIFPVTGEFSRALALEVGSSQFSNDSLLFFCDVDLVFTGEFLQRCRSNTIMGQQVYFPIIFSQYDPKIVYAKKVSSDNHFALTQKTGLWRNYGFGITCIYKSDLVQAGGFDVSIQGWGLEDVDLFNKVVHAGLRTFRSQETGIVHVHHSVFCDPSLDPKQYKMCLGSKASTYGSTRQLAELWLEKNVPSFGKSSSTNDSIRTN